CTGCCGCGCGGTCTGCCGCTCCTGGCGAGACCTCACCTCCACCTCCGAATTCCTCCCCGCCCACCACCTGCGCCAGCCGTCGCTCCCGCTCGTCTCCTTCTGCGGCGAGATCGACGCCTGCCGAAGAAACGTCGACGCCGGCCTCGACGCCTTGGACTTCCGGCGACGCCCCGCCGAGCGCCGCCCTGTGCTCCGCTTCAGCGACTACAGCCGCCGCGGCAGCTTCAAGGTCCACGCCTCCTGCgacggcctgctgctgctgtccctcTCCAATAATACCTTCTACATCTGCAACCCGGCCACGCGCCAGTGGACCACACTGCCCAGCCTCCATGGCGGCGTCGCGGGGCTCTACCGGCACAGCTCGTCGGGCGAGTACCGCATCTTGTACAAGCAGTGGACAGATGAGGATGATTTCGTCTGCTACTACGTCCGCACCGTGGCCTCCTCCGCGAAGCCAACGTGCGTTGAGCCGCCAGCAGCTTCGCCGCCCATGGGGCGCACGCCGTCGGTCCTGCTCCATGGCTGCATTCACTGGCTCCCCGACTGCTCGCACCTCGCAGGAAAAGGCCGGTCTGGTTGTTTTTGATACGGTTGCTGAATCATTTAGGGCCAGGCGGATGTCTTGTCCAAC
This window of the Panicum virgatum strain AP13 chromosome 1K, P.virgatum_v5, whole genome shotgun sequence genome carries:
- the LOC120653296 gene encoding putative F-box protein At3g16210: MLKPQSDEEATVNATRARSSRRRLAATSFLPELLVVWEILVRLPAAALLRCRAVCRSWRDLTSTSEFLPAHHLRQPSLPLVSFCGEIDACRRNVDAGLDALDFRRRPAERRPVLRFSDYSRRGSFKVHASCDGLLLLSLSNNTFYICNPATRQWTTLPSLHGGVAGLYRHSSSGEYRILYKQWTDEDDFVCYYVRTVASSAKPTCVEPPAASPPMGRTPSVLLHGCIHWLPDCSHLAGKGRSGCF